The following proteins are co-located in the Triticum aestivum cultivar Chinese Spring chromosome 1A, IWGSC CS RefSeq v2.1, whole genome shotgun sequence genome:
- the LOC123044996 gene encoding pre-mRNA-processing factor 19 isoform X2, with translation MICAISGEVPDEPVVSKRSGLLFERRLIERYIEDHGKCPVTKEELSMDDIVLVKTNKVVRPRPLQAASIPGLLGIFQNEWDALMLSNFALEQQLHTARQELSHALYQHDAACRVIARLKKERDESRALLALAERQIPASMAGVAPAAVVSNGKRAMEDEIGPDGKKIRPGINPVMIDELTECNTMLSAQRKKRQVPPSLASIDELERYTQISSHPLHKTNKPGILSMDIHPSKDIVATGGIDTNAVLFDRTSGQILCTLAGHSKKITTLKFVPRDELVVTGSADKTVRIWQGGEEGNYSCIHTLKDHTAEVEAVTVHATQKYFVTAAKDNTWCFYDISTGSCLSQVGEASGQEGYTSASFHPDGLILGTGTTEAVVKIWDVKTQSNVAKFEGHAGPVTAMSFSENGYFLATAALDGVKLWDLRKLRNFRTFSPYDSDTPTNSVEFDFSGTYLAVAGSDIRVYQVANVKTEWNLIKTLPDLSGTGKVTSAKFGTDAKYIAVGSMDRNLRIFGLPGDDQMDDDAKPSAE, from the exons ATGATCTGTGCAA TCTCCGGCGAGGTGCCGGATGAGCCGGTGGTATCAAAGAGGTCGGGGCTCCTCTTTGAGCGGCGGCTCATCGAGCGCTACATTGAG GACCATGGAAAGTGTCCAGTTACGAAGGAGGAACTCTCCATGGACGACATCGTGCTGGTGAAGACCAACAAG GTCGTGAGGCCCAGGCCTCTGCAGGCTGCAAGCATTCCCGGACTCCTTGGAATCTTTCAAAAC GAGTGGGATGCTCTTATGCTTTCTAATTTTGCTTTGGAGCAGCAGCTTCACACAGCAAGACAAGAACTTAGTCATGCGTTATACCAG CATGATGCTGCCTGCCGTGTTATAGCCAGATTAAAGAAGGAAAGAGATGAGTCTAGAGCACTTTTGGCTCTAGCTGAGAGACAGATTCCAGCGTCGATGGCGGGAGTTGCACCTGCAGCTGTCGTCTCCAATGGAAAAAGAG CAATGGAGGATGAAATTGGCCCTGATGGGAAGAAGATACGCCCTGGTATCAATCCTGTCATGATCGATGAACTAACAGAGTGTAATACCATGCTTTCTGCCCAGCGTAAGAAACGACAG GTACCACCAAGTTTGGCATCAATTGATGAACTGGAGAGATATACTCAGATCTCTAGCCATCCACTCCACAAGACAAACAAGCCGGGCATTTTGTCTATGGATATCCATCCGTCAAAG GACATAGTTGCAACTGGGGGTATTGATACGAATGCAGTGCTATTTGATAGGACATCTGGTCAAATCCTTTGTACACTTGCTGGTCACTCCAAGAAG ATAACCACTTTGAAATTTGTTCCACGGGATGAGCTTGTGGTAACTGGATCAGCAGATAAG ACTGTTCGGATTTGGCAAGGGGGTGAGGAGGGAAACTACAGTTGCATCCATACTTTGAAAGATCATACCGCCGAG GTCGAAGCTGTTACTGTGCATGCGACTCAGAAGTACTTTGTGACCGCGGCCAAGGATAATACTTGGTGCTTCTATGATATTTCAACTGGGTCTTGCCTCTCACAG GTTGGCGAGGCTTCAGGACAAGAGGGATATACATCTGCGTCTTTCCACCCAGATGGTCTTATCCTTGGAACAGGAACTACTGAAGCTGTTGTCAAAATTTGGGACGTGAAAACTCAG TCCAATGTTGCAAAGTTTGAGGGGCATGCTGGACCTGTCACTGCTATGTCCTTCTCTGAAAATGGTTACTTCCTGGCG ACTGCTGCTCTTGATGGTGTCAAGCTTTGGGAtctaaggaaattgagaaatttTAGGACTTTCTCGCCATATGATTCGGATACGCCGACAAATTCTG TGGAATTTGATTTTAGCGGTACCTATCTTGCTGTTGCTGGTTCAGATATAAG GGTTTACCAAGTAGCCAATGTCAAGACGGAATGGAATCTTATCAAGACCTTGCCAGATTTGTCAGGAACAG GGAAAGTGACCTCTGCAAAGTTTGGCACTGATGCCAAATATATCGCCGTCGGCTCTATGGACCGTAACCTGAGGATATTTGGGCTTCCTGGAGATGATCAAATGGATGATGATGCAAAACCATCGGCAGAGTGA
- the LOC123044996 gene encoding pre-mRNA-processing factor 19 isoform X1, which translates to MICASKLLCLSPPSFIFFKTLATRSVFPCANSSSVASTFGPEVSGEVPDEPVVSKRSGLLFERRLIERYIEDHGKCPVTKEELSMDDIVLVKTNKVVRPRPLQAASIPGLLGIFQNEWDALMLSNFALEQQLHTARQELSHALYQHDAACRVIARLKKERDESRALLALAERQIPASMAGVAPAAVVSNGKRAMEDEIGPDGKKIRPGINPVMIDELTECNTMLSAQRKKRQVPPSLASIDELERYTQISSHPLHKTNKPGILSMDIHPSKDIVATGGIDTNAVLFDRTSGQILCTLAGHSKKITTLKFVPRDELVVTGSADKTVRIWQGGEEGNYSCIHTLKDHTAEVEAVTVHATQKYFVTAAKDNTWCFYDISTGSCLSQVGEASGQEGYTSASFHPDGLILGTGTTEAVVKIWDVKTQSNVAKFEGHAGPVTAMSFSENGYFLATAALDGVKLWDLRKLRNFRTFSPYDSDTPTNSVEFDFSGTYLAVAGSDIRVYQVANVKTEWNLIKTLPDLSGTGKVTSAKFGTDAKYIAVGSMDRNLRIFGLPGDDQMDDDAKPSAE; encoded by the exons ATGATCTGTGCAAGTAAGCTCCTTTGCCTCAGTCCCCCATCCTTTATTTTCTTCAAAACCCTAGCTACCCGATCCGTCTTCCCGTGCGCTAATTCGTCTTCCGTTGCCTCTACGTTTGGGCCTGAAGTCTCCGGCGAGGTGCCGGATGAGCCGGTGGTATCAAAGAGGTCGGGGCTCCTCTTTGAGCGGCGGCTCATCGAGCGCTACATTGAG GACCATGGAAAGTGTCCAGTTACGAAGGAGGAACTCTCCATGGACGACATCGTGCTGGTGAAGACCAACAAG GTCGTGAGGCCCAGGCCTCTGCAGGCTGCAAGCATTCCCGGACTCCTTGGAATCTTTCAAAAC GAGTGGGATGCTCTTATGCTTTCTAATTTTGCTTTGGAGCAGCAGCTTCACACAGCAAGACAAGAACTTAGTCATGCGTTATACCAG CATGATGCTGCCTGCCGTGTTATAGCCAGATTAAAGAAGGAAAGAGATGAGTCTAGAGCACTTTTGGCTCTAGCTGAGAGACAGATTCCAGCGTCGATGGCGGGAGTTGCACCTGCAGCTGTCGTCTCCAATGGAAAAAGAG CAATGGAGGATGAAATTGGCCCTGATGGGAAGAAGATACGCCCTGGTATCAATCCTGTCATGATCGATGAACTAACAGAGTGTAATACCATGCTTTCTGCCCAGCGTAAGAAACGACAG GTACCACCAAGTTTGGCATCAATTGATGAACTGGAGAGATATACTCAGATCTCTAGCCATCCACTCCACAAGACAAACAAGCCGGGCATTTTGTCTATGGATATCCATCCGTCAAAG GACATAGTTGCAACTGGGGGTATTGATACGAATGCAGTGCTATTTGATAGGACATCTGGTCAAATCCTTTGTACACTTGCTGGTCACTCCAAGAAG ATAACCACTTTGAAATTTGTTCCACGGGATGAGCTTGTGGTAACTGGATCAGCAGATAAG ACTGTTCGGATTTGGCAAGGGGGTGAGGAGGGAAACTACAGTTGCATCCATACTTTGAAAGATCATACCGCCGAG GTCGAAGCTGTTACTGTGCATGCGACTCAGAAGTACTTTGTGACCGCGGCCAAGGATAATACTTGGTGCTTCTATGATATTTCAACTGGGTCTTGCCTCTCACAG GTTGGCGAGGCTTCAGGACAAGAGGGATATACATCTGCGTCTTTCCACCCAGATGGTCTTATCCTTGGAACAGGAACTACTGAAGCTGTTGTCAAAATTTGGGACGTGAAAACTCAG TCCAATGTTGCAAAGTTTGAGGGGCATGCTGGACCTGTCACTGCTATGTCCTTCTCTGAAAATGGTTACTTCCTGGCG ACTGCTGCTCTTGATGGTGTCAAGCTTTGGGAtctaaggaaattgagaaatttTAGGACTTTCTCGCCATATGATTCGGATACGCCGACAAATTCTG TGGAATTTGATTTTAGCGGTACCTATCTTGCTGTTGCTGGTTCAGATATAAG GGTTTACCAAGTAGCCAATGTCAAGACGGAATGGAATCTTATCAAGACCTTGCCAGATTTGTCAGGAACAG GGAAAGTGACCTCTGCAAAGTTTGGCACTGATGCCAAATATATCGCCGTCGGCTCTATGGACCGTAACCTGAGGATATTTGGGCTTCCTGGAGATGATCAAATGGATGATGATGCAAAACCATCGGCAGAGTGA